GCGTCCTCGCTTCGCCTGGTCCGCGACAATCGCACCTACTACTTCTGCTCGGAGACCTGCCTCCACCAGTTCGCCGAGCCCGATCGATCGCAGGGACGGCTCGGCCGTCGCCTGCTCGTCGCCTGGCCGCTCGCGGTCTCGGTCGTGGTCCTCACCTACGGGCTCGGGACGACCGCCGCGATCGTCGCGGGCGCCGTCCTCGCCGCCATCGTCCAGTTCTACGCGGGGGCGCCGTTCTACGCGGGAGCGCGCGACGCCGTGCGCGACCGCTCCTGGAACATGGATCTGCTCATCGCCGTCGGCTCGACGACCGCGTTCGTCTACAGCGCGTTCGCGCTCGCGCTCCCCGACCGCCTGGCGCATGACTACTACTTCGACGCGTCGGCGCTCATCGTCACCCTGATCCTGACGGGTAACTACCTCGAGCACCGGACGCGGGGTCGCGCCGGCTCAGCGCTGCGACGCCTCCAGGAGCTCCTGCCGGCGGGCGCCTCGCTGCTTCGAGACGGGCGCGAGGTCTGGGTTCCCGCGACCGAGGTCCGCGCGGGGGATCGACTTCGAGTTCGCCCCGGCGCGCGCTTTCCCACGGACGGCGTCGTGCGGGCGGGCTCGAGCAGCGCGGACGAGGCGATCCTGACCGGCGAGGGGATGCCGGTCCCGAAGCGTCCGGGCGACCCGGTGCTCGCGGGCGCGACGAACCTCGAAGGTCCGCTCGAGGTCGAAGCCACCTCGATCGGCGCCGACACGTTCGTCGCGCAGGTCGGCCGTCTCCTCACCGACGCGGAGATGTCGCGCGTCCCACTCCAGCGCGCCGCCGACCGGATCGCGTCGGTCTTCGTACCGCTCGTCCTGGCCCTCGGCGCCGTCGCGGGGATCGCCTGGGGACTCCTCGGCGGGGCGGGGCTCACGGTCGGGGTTCTGGTGTTCGTCTCCGTGGTCATCACCGCGTGCCCCTGCGCGTTCGGAATCGCCACGCCGGCCGCGATCGTCGTTGGTACCGGGCGGGCGGCCGAGGCGGGGGTCCTCTTCCGCGGCGAGGAGTCGATCGAGCGGGCCGCGCGGATCGATTATGTCGTCACCGACAAGACCGGGACCCTCACCCGCGGGCGCCCGTCGCTCACCGACGTCCGACCGCTCGGAGGGATCTCGGCCGAGGAGGCCGTCGCCCTCGCCGCCGCCGTCGAGGCGGGCTCGGAGCATCCGTTCGCGCGCGCCGTCGAGGAGGCCGCGCAGGCCCACGCCCTCACCGTTCCCCTCGCGCTCGACCTCCGCGCGCAG
The genomic region above belongs to Thermoplasmata archaeon and contains:
- a CDS encoding heavy metal translocating P-type ATPase; this translates as MATDPVCGMWVQERASSLRLVRDNRTYYFCSETCLHQFAEPDRSQGRLGRRLLVAWPLAVSVVVLTYGLGTTAAIVAGAVLAAIVQFYAGAPFYAGARDAVRDRSWNMDLLIAVGSTTAFVYSAFALALPDRLAHDYYFDASALIVTLILTGNYLEHRTRGRAGSALRRLQELLPAGASLLRDGREVWVPATEVRAGDRLRVRPGARFPTDGVVRAGSSSADEAILTGEGMPVPKRPGDPVLAGATNLEGPLEVEATSIGADTFVAQVGRLLTDAEMSRVPLQRAADRIASVFVPLVLALGAVAGIAWGLLGGAGLTVGVLVFVSVVITACPCAFGIATPAAIVVGTGRAAEAGVLFRGEESIERAARIDYVVTDKTGTLTRGRPSLTDVRPLGGISAEEAVALAAAVEAGSEHPFARAVEEAAQAHALTVPLALDLRAQPGRGVTGTVGGAVVEVVRATPGASVRPVDPDPAAAIARELADAGRSCSVVRRDGAAVAVLGFADELAPGAREAVRALAADGIPVAIATGDQAPAARAVAARLGITDVHAGLLPAEKLALIHRLQAQGRHVAYVGDGINDAPALASADLGIAIGSGTDVAREAGGVLLVRADLGGVPRALRLARRIVRKVRANIAWAVAYNAVLLPIAAGALVPLFGLGIYAVLPIAGAIAMALSSTSVVVNSLSLRWTPLVSPGGRPAAQVL